From a region of the uncultured Draconibacterium sp. genome:
- a CDS encoding DUF4249 domain-containing protein, with protein sequence MKRIITYSFLLFILLSGCEDVYRPDIDVVDNVLVADARISADEAVNYIHLYESVAYYDNAGSGPAVTNANVQLIDSNGNEHELPHYADGQYALNLSLNTDLQYKLKIEYQGEVYESSFERVPQKPSIDSIYGFSEVEMRQESGDNDVDNVDEIQGVRLYADINPGNEMPYYRFTARFVVEYTYWVEVSPFPPLSEMMYGWRSAYPQGTFNIAAPPEYSTSEEIRKHPLHFLKNSVTLQEGYSFTGWIIILYQHRITESAYNYYDDLNSQLNSDGKIFDPLYVQARSNIKCISNTDQTILGNFEISASNETRYFLRYVSEDTGFILREIEESYEIPYSGEQLNDIPEFWQFR encoded by the coding sequence ATGAAACGTATAATAACATATAGTTTTCTGCTATTCATTCTGTTGTCGGGATGTGAAGATGTGTACAGACCCGACATTGATGTAGTAGATAACGTTTTGGTAGCTGATGCCCGGATTTCTGCCGATGAGGCTGTTAATTACATACATTTATACGAATCGGTAGCCTATTATGATAATGCTGGTTCGGGGCCCGCAGTTACCAATGCAAACGTGCAGCTTATTGATAGTAATGGCAACGAGCACGAACTGCCACATTATGCTGATGGACAATATGCTTTAAACCTTTCACTCAATACTGATTTGCAATATAAACTCAAAATTGAATACCAGGGAGAAGTGTATGAATCGTCGTTTGAAAGGGTTCCGCAAAAACCGTCGATTGATAGTATTTATGGATTTAGTGAAGTTGAAATGAGGCAGGAAAGTGGTGATAATGACGTTGATAATGTAGATGAAATACAAGGTGTGCGTTTGTATGCTGATATAAATCCGGGTAATGAAATGCCTTATTACCGGTTTACCGCACGTTTTGTTGTGGAATATACTTATTGGGTTGAAGTGTCACCATTTCCGCCATTGTCAGAAATGATGTACGGGTGGAGATCAGCATATCCGCAAGGTACATTTAATATTGCTGCACCGCCCGAATATTCCACATCGGAAGAAATTCGAAAACATCCGCTACATTTTTTAAAGAATAGTGTGACATTGCAGGAAGGTTATAGTTTTACGGGGTGGATTATTATTCTCTATCAACATCGTATAACAGAAAGTGCTTATAATTATTATGATGACCTGAACAGTCAGCTTAATTCTGATGGAAAAATATTTGACCCCTTGTATGTGCAAGCCCGCAGTAATATAAAATGTATCAGCAATACGGACCAGACGATTTTGGGGAATTTTGAAATTTCGGCGAGTAACGAAACAAGATATTTTTTGCGATATGTTTCGGAGGATACTGGATTTATATTGCGGGAGATCGAAGAATCTTACGAAATACCATACTCAGGAGAACAGCTTAACGATATTCCTGAATTTTGGCAGTTTCGATAA
- a CDS encoding TonB-dependent receptor: protein MQFLNDLETNYNLRVYYKDSWIEKSNISNQFEDTPLLQALNNVFYDSELTYDFFQNDGIVVFRRSADTRSKFDDFTQTLVVGDPMNLGRYKAAKLKGRVLDGKDGSPLVGAVIYCNKLQKGTTSDANGSFELDLPTGDLKLTITYIGFEGSTIDIRLIEDGTADFRLFEESHNIDEVTVLGSDADVPRAQMSMVQMTGRQIQQLPALMGEVDVLKGLTILAGVQTVSELSSGFNVRGGNTDQNLILVNGSPVFNSSHLFGFMSLINPDVVENVRLFKGGMPARYGERVASVMEVDFKEGNDETISVYGGIGIINSRVALDGPLTKNKKLTTAIGGRSSYTDWLLKEIPNLDLNEGVTHFYDVSGKLTYKFNQHNKLSVMAYTSFDEFSTSSQSITEYGNLLGNLKLNNRFGEKFYGELDAAYSRYDYRLTDLADDKPYEAYYLDNQLQYSSVGYNFKWHPNERHNSEAGFKAVYNEISPGEIIPQQDTTVIVGRKLAMEKTLDWSVYLSDEFQILPNLSIVAGLRYNHFSNIGTPLVYLYAEDHPKDPESVVDSLQFGKNEASATYGGIEPRLALNYDLDMNTSLKFSYQRTRQNIFQLSNNAVISPAETWKAADYHLKPLISDQVAVGVENNSLLSNVDLSAEVYYKYLQNLIEYKNGAQLIMNDHVETALVPTKGYSYGIELSARKNFGRLTGYASYVYSRTMRKNTSDFDEENLWNGDYYPSIYDKPHDFSFTATYNISRRWRFSGNFVMVSGRPATLPEIKYEFAGEDLVYYSDRNKYRMPVYHRLDLSITFDENLRKKRMWKGSWTLSVYNVYGRNNPYSVYYKKTVPGESNNYTRYSLFKLSVIGIPVPSLTYNFRF from the coding sequence GTGCAATTTTTGAATGACCTGGAGACCAATTATAACTTAAGGGTTTACTACAAAGATTCATGGATTGAAAAATCTAACATTTCCAATCAATTTGAAGATACTCCTTTATTGCAGGCATTAAATAATGTATTTTATGATTCTGAATTAACCTACGATTTCTTCCAAAATGATGGAATTGTCGTTTTTCGTAGGTCGGCAGATACCCGGTCGAAGTTTGATGATTTTACGCAAACTTTGGTGGTTGGCGACCCGATGAACTTAGGGCGATACAAAGCGGCAAAACTAAAGGGTAGGGTACTCGATGGAAAAGATGGATCTCCATTGGTTGGAGCCGTGATTTATTGCAACAAGCTTCAAAAAGGTACCACATCTGATGCAAACGGAAGTTTTGAGTTGGACCTGCCTACCGGCGATTTAAAATTAACGATCACCTACATTGGTTTTGAGGGCTCTACAATAGATATTCGCTTGATTGAAGATGGTACAGCAGATTTTCGATTGTTTGAAGAATCGCATAACATTGATGAGGTAACTGTGCTGGGATCGGATGCTGATGTGCCCCGGGCCCAAATGAGTATGGTGCAAATGACAGGTAGGCAGATTCAGCAATTGCCGGCATTAATGGGCGAGGTTGATGTGTTAAAAGGACTCACCATTTTGGCCGGAGTACAAACGGTAAGCGAATTGTCATCGGGCTTTAACGTACGTGGTGGAAACACCGATCAAAACCTCATTTTGGTAAATGGTAGTCCGGTATTTAATTCTTCGCACCTTTTTGGCTTTATGTCGCTTATCAATCCCGATGTTGTGGAGAATGTGCGACTGTTTAAAGGGGGTATGCCGGCACGTTATGGCGAACGGGTAGCTTCAGTAATGGAGGTCGATTTTAAAGAAGGAAATGACGAAACTATAAGTGTTTATGGTGGGATTGGAATTATAAACTCGCGCGTGGCGCTTGACGGGCCGTTAACAAAAAATAAAAAGCTTACTACTGCTATTGGCGGACGTAGTTCGTATACCGACTGGTTGTTAAAAGAAATTCCTAACCTCGACTTAAACGAGGGGGTTACCCATTTTTACGATGTGTCCGGAAAACTTACTTATAAGTTCAATCAACACAACAAATTAAGTGTAATGGCTTATACCAGTTTTGATGAGTTTAGTACAAGTTCGCAATCGATAACCGAATACGGAAACCTGCTGGGCAACCTAAAACTTAACAACCGCTTTGGTGAAAAATTTTACGGCGAGTTGGATGCGGCTTACAGCCGTTACGATTACCGCCTTACCGATCTGGCCGATGATAAACCTTATGAAGCGTATTATCTCGATAATCAGTTGCAGTACAGTTCTGTTGGGTATAACTTTAAATGGCATCCCAACGAGCGGCATAATTCCGAAGCCGGTTTTAAAGCGGTTTACAACGAAATCAGTCCCGGAGAAATTATTCCACAACAGGATACCACAGTAATTGTCGGACGTAAATTGGCGATGGAGAAAACACTGGATTGGTCGGTGTATCTAAGCGACGAATTCCAGATTTTGCCCAACCTATCGATTGTGGCCGGTTTGCGTTACAATCATTTCAGTAATATTGGTACTCCGCTTGTTTATTTATATGCTGAGGATCATCCCAAAGATCCGGAATCGGTGGTCGATTCGCTTCAGTTTGGCAAAAACGAGGCTTCGGCAACTTACGGAGGAATTGAGCCGAGGCTGGCACTGAATTATGATCTTGACATGAACACCTCGCTGAAGTTCAGTTATCAGCGTACACGACAAAATATTTTTCAACTCAGTAATAATGCGGTAATCTCGCCGGCCGAAACGTGGAAAGCTGCCGATTACCATTTAAAACCACTGATTTCTGATCAGGTGGCAGTTGGTGTTGAGAATAACTCGTTGTTATCGAATGTTGATCTTTCAGCTGAAGTGTACTATAAATATCTGCAAAATCTGATTGAATATAAAAATGGTGCTCAACTGATTATGAACGATCATGTTGAAACGGCACTTGTGCCTACAAAAGGTTATTCGTATGGAATTGAGCTGAGTGCGCGCAAAAATTTTGGCCGCTTAACCGGTTATGCGAGCTACGTTTATTCACGTACAATGCGGAAAAATACCAGCGATTTTGATGAAGAGAATTTGTGGAACGGCGATTATTATCCGTCGATTTACGATAAGCCACACGATTTTTCCTTCACCGCAACATATAATATTAGCCGACGGTGGCGTTTCTCGGGTAACTTTGTTATGGTTTCAGGAAGGCCAGCAACGTTGCCTGAAATTAAGTACGAATTTGCGGGTGAAGATCTGGTGTATTATTCCGATAGAAATAAATACAGGATGCCGGTCTATCATCGTTTAGACTTGTCGATAACATTTGATGAGAATTTACGAAAAAAGCGCATGTGGAAAGGTAGCTGGACCTTATCTGTCTATAATGTTTACGGACGAAATAATCCGTATTCAGTATATTATAAAAAAACTGTGCCGGGCGAAAGCAACAATTACACCCGTTACTCTTTGTTTAAATTATCGGTAATCGGAATCCCGGTTCCTTCGCTAACATATAATTTTAGGTTTTAA